The genomic DNA GGCCGGATGCGGGAAGGACCGTCCCCGCGCGGGACGCGCCCGGAGACGGTCGGACACTCGCGCGGCCGGGGCGCGGCGCCGTCTCGGCGGCCGGTGAGCTCATCCGGGCGGCGGACCTGGTCGTGGACGGGCTGGCCGGGATCGGCGGGACGGGGGCCCTGCGCGAGCCGTACGCGACCCTCGCGGGGCTGGCCGGCGAGACGGCCGGAGCGGTGGTCGCGGTGGACGTGCCGAGCGGGGTGGACGCCGGCAGCGGCCGGATCGACGGGGTCGCGGTCCGGGCCGACGTCACGGTGACCTTCGGGGCCTACAAGATCGGTTCGCTGGTCGACCCGGGCGCGGGGAACGCGGGCCGGCTGGAGCTCGTCGACATCGGGCTCGGGCCGTACCTGCCGGACCCCGAGGCGACCGCGCTGACCGGCGCCGACGTGGCACGGATGCTGCCCAGGCCGGACGCCGGCTCCGACAAGTACAGCAGGGGCGTGGTGGGCGTCGCCGCCGGCAGCCACGAGTACACCGGGGCCGCCGTGCTGGCCGTCGGCGGGGCGATCCGGGCGGGGGCGGGGCTGGTCCGCTACGCGGGGGTCGCCGAGCCGGTGGCCCAGGTACGGGCCCGCTGGCCCGAAGCCGTGATCACCCCGCTGCGGCCGGGCGAGGGGATCGGCGAGGTGGGCCGGGTGCAGGCGTGGGTCCTGGGCCCCGGGCTCGGCACCGGGCCCGAGTCGCTCGCCCTCGCCCGTTCGGTGCTGGCGAGCGACGTCCCGGTGCTCGTGGACGCCGACGGCCTCACCCTGGTGGCCCAGGACAGGTCGCTGCTCCGGCGGGCCGCGCCGGTGCTGATCACCCCGCACGCGGGTGAGCTGTCGCGCCTGCTGGACGTGCCGCGGGCACAGATCGAGGCCCGGCGGCTGGAGCACGTACGGCGGGCCGCGTCGGAACTGGGCGTGACCGTCCTGCTGAAGGGGTCCACCACACTGGTCGCTCAGCAGGGGCTGCCGGTCAGGGCCAACCTCACCGGCAGCCCCTGGCTGGCCACCGGCGGGACCGGCGACGTGCTGGCCGGGCTCGCGGGCGCGCTGCTGGCCGGTGGGCTCAGCGGATACGACGCGGCCTCCTGCGCCGCCTATCTGCACGGAATCGCCGGGCGGCACGGCCCGCTCGCCGCCTGGGACGTCCTCGAAGCCGTCCCCGGCGTCATCAGGACGCTCACCGATGGGCTTCGGAAGGACGGCTGACCTGCCAGACTGGAAAGATGAGCTTCCCGATGACCCCGGCCGAGGCACGGGTGGACCTGTCGGCGATCCGCGACAACGTCGCCCTGCTCGGGGGGCACGTCCCCGGTGCCGAGACGATGGTCGTGGTCAAAGCGGACGGCTACGGGCACGGGCTGGTCGCCTGCGGGCGGGCCGCCCTGGAGGGCGGGGCCACCCGGCTCGGCGCCGCCTACATCCGTGAGGCCCTGGAGTTGCGGGCCGCGGGGATCACCGCGCCGGTCCTGGCGTGGATCATCCCGCCCGGCGAGCCCCTGGATCAGGCGATCGGCCAGGAGGTGGAGCTTTCGGCCGCCACCCCCGCGCTGGTGGACGAGATCGCCGAGGCGGCCGGCCGTGCGGGCAGGGCCGCCAGGGTGCACCTGAAGGCGGACACCGGCCTCTCCCGTGGCGGCGCGGGGCCCGCCGACTGGTCCGCGCTGGTGGATCGGGCCCTGGCCCGGCAGACCGACGGGACCGTCGAGATCGCCGGGCTCTGGTCGCACTTCGCCTGCGCCGACATCCCGGGCCACCCTTCCATCGCGGCCCAGCTCACCGCCTTCGACGACGCGCTGGCGATCGCGGAGAAGGCGGGTGCCGGCGGCTCCCAGGTGATCCGGCACATCGCCAACTCGGCGGCGACGGTGACGCTGCCGCAGGCACGTTACGACATGGTCCGGCCGGGCATCGCGGCCTACGGCCTGAGCCCCATCCCCGAGCTCGGTGATTTCGGTCTCCGTCCCGCGATGACGCTGGCGGCGCGGATCGCCTTGGTCAAGAGGGTTCTGGCGGGTTCGGGCGTGTCCTATGGGCACCTTTATGTGACAGATTGTGAAACAACGCTTGGTCTCGTCCCCCTCGGGTACGCGGACGGCATCCTGCGACAGGCCACCAATCAGGTGGAGGTGCTGGCGGGTGGCCGCCGGCGACGGATCGCCGGGCGGGTCTGCATGGACCAGTTCGTGATCGACGTGGGAGACGATCCGCTGGCGGAGGGGGACGAGGTGATCCTGTTCGGCGACGGTTCGCGGGGCGAACCGACAGCGCAGGAGTGGGCGGATTCCCTGGGCACCATCACGCATGAGATCGTGACCAGGATCGGTTCGCGGGTTCCACGCGTTTACCGGTGAAAGGCATCTCAGGGGGTCGCATGAGCACTACCACACGGCGCAGGGTCGGGATCGCGGGCGCGGTCGTCGGTGTGGCATCGGCCGGGGTGGCCGCCGCGGCCTTCGCCAAACGGTATGCCGTCGGCCGCATCAGGCTCCGGCCCGACCTTGAGGCGAACGAGCCGCTGGGCGAGCTGCGGGGCCGGCCCACCACGGTCACCACCTCCGACGGCGTGTCCCTGCACGTCGAGGTGGACGGCCCCGAGGACGCCCCGCTGACCGTGGTGTTCTGCCACGGCTACACCCTCAACCTGGACTCCTGGCACTACCAGCGGCGCGACCTGCGCGACTCCTACCGCATGGTCCTGTGGGACCAGCGCTCCCACGGGCGCTCACCGCGCACCACGGCCGAGGACTCCACCATCGACCGGCTCGGCGACGACCTGGCCGAGGTGATCGACGCGCTGGTGCCCGGCCCGTGTGTGCTGGTGGGGCACTCCATGGGCGGCATGACGATCATGGCGCTGGCCGACCGGCGCCCCGAGCTGTTCGGCGACCGGATCAGGGGCGTCACACTGATCTCCACCTCCTCGGGCAAGCTGGCCGAGGTCTCCCTGGGCCTGCCCGCGCTGCTGGCCAAGGCGGTGCACAAGGTCACACCGGGCACGGTGTCGATGCTGAGTCGCGGCGGCGCCCTGGTCGACAGGGGCCGCGAGGCGGGCAACGACGTGGCCTTCCTCGCCCTGCGCCACCTGGGATTCGGTGATCCCAAGAACGTCAGTCCCACGGTGGTCGACTTCGCCGAGTCGATGATCCGCTCCACCCCGTTCGAGGTGATCGCCGACTTCTATCCGGCGCTGATGTCGCACGACAAGCTGGCGGCGCTGCCGATCCTGGACGGCGTGCCCGTCTCGATCATCGTCGGTGACAAGGACTGGCTGACCCCCGTGGACCACAGCAAGGCGATGGCGGCGGCCCTTCCCCGCGCCCAGTTCACCGAGGTCCCCGACAGTTCGCATCTGGTCCAGTTGGAGCGGCCGACCGTCGTCAACGACGCCTTACGCGACCTGATCAAGCGGGCGACCGCCGACAGCACGGCGGACGGCACAGCAGAAGGCACGGCGGACGGCACGGCGGACGGCGCAGCTGAGGGCACGGCGGACGGCACGGAGCGATGAGCAGAGCCATGGACGTGGCCGCCGGGGGAGCTCGGCCGTCGACGGGAGTGAGTGAGAAGTGAGAGTCGTGGCGACCGCCGGAGAGATGCGGGAGCTGGGCACGGAGCTGGCGGGGCTGCTCCGCCCGGGAGACCTGGTGCTGCTGTCCGGACCGCTCGGGGCGGGCAAGACGACCCTGGTCCAGGGGATCGCCGAGGGGCTCAAGGTGCGCGGGCCGATCACCTCGCCGACCTTCGTCGTCGCGCGGGTGCATCCCTCCCTGTCGGGCGGTCCCGCGCTGGTGCACGCCGACGCCTACCGGCTGGGCGGCGGCCTGGAGGTCGACGACCTCGACCTGGACGCCTCACTGGAGGATTCGGTGACGGTGGTGGAGTGGGGCGAGGGCCTTGTCGAGGGACTCGCCGACGACCGGCTGGAGATCTCCATCGGCCGGAGCGACACCGGTGAGGACCGGACGGTACGGCTCAGCGGGATCGGTGCCCGATGGGAGGGCATCGTGTGATCCGCCTACATAGGCGGGAAAATCCTGGCACGCTGGCACTACGCCCCACTTGATATAGATCATCAGGGCCGAAGATCGGCTCTGGCGCTTTTGCCCATGTTTAATGGGGAAGTGGTGGGAAGTTGTGCCGGGCGAGGGTCGTCGGCCGGACTGCGAAGTGGAGTGCGACGGTGCCAAGAGTCAAACGTGTCGCGGTTCTGGGAGTCATCACCCTTTTCGGGATGACGGGGATGGTCGGGTGCACGGCCGAGGCGAACTCGGGCAGCCCCACGGGGACGGCCTCGCCCACCGTGCCGGGGAGCAGCCGGCAGGACATCGAGGTCCAGTTGCAGCCGGCCCGCGTCAAAGCGGGCCAGAAGGTATGGGTGCTGGCGAACTGCCCGATTCCCGAGGGCGGCCCCGAGCACCGCGGCACCGCCTCGTCCCAGATCTTCCGCACCCCGGTCGCCCTCGATCCAATCCTCACGACGCCCTCTCCGGCCCCCTCGAACGGCGCCACCCCCGTGGCGAAGCCGTGGGTCCGCGGCCAGGCCACCGTGGCCACCGGCAGCGTGGCCGGCATCTACGAGGTCAACGCCAGGTGCGAGGGGACCAACGACACCGGCAAGGCCAGCCTCCGGATCACGGTGGACGCCAAGCCGACCCCGAAGGACACGCCCACCGCCAAGCCGACCCGGACCGTCATCAGCACCCACGCGCCCGGCACGGGCGGCGGAGGGACCGCGGCAGGCGGTCCCCGGGACTCGGGCATGCCGTTCGGCGTGACCGGAGCCCTGCTGGCGGCGGCGCTCGCCGGCGGCGTCGGCTTCGCGGTCGTACGTCGCCGCCGCTCGTAGTCCCCGATGGCTGAATCCTCCCGCTGGTCCCGGATCATCCTGGCCGGAGTCATCACGGGCGCCGTCATGGTCGCGTTCAGCAAGGGCGGCGGTGTGGACATACCGCCCGCCCGGAGTTCGATCGTGCCCAGCCGCATCGACATTCCGTCGCTGGGCATCAAGGCGCCCCTGATGAAACTCGGCGTGGCGGACGGCCAGATCGAGCTTCCGCCGTACGAGAAGCCGGACACGGCGGGCTGGGTCAAGGACAGCGCCGTCCCCGGCGACCAGGGGGCCGCG from Streptosporangium sp. NBC_01756 includes the following:
- the alr gene encoding alanine racemase, producing the protein MSFPMTPAEARVDLSAIRDNVALLGGHVPGAETMVVVKADGYGHGLVACGRAALEGGATRLGAAYIREALELRAAGITAPVLAWIIPPGEPLDQAIGQEVELSAATPALVDEIAEAAGRAGRAARVHLKADTGLSRGGAGPADWSALVDRALARQTDGTVEIAGLWSHFACADIPGHPSIAAQLTAFDDALAIAEKAGAGGSQVIRHIANSAATVTLPQARYDMVRPGIAAYGLSPIPELGDFGLRPAMTLAARIALVKRVLAGSGVSYGHLYVTDCETTLGLVPLGYADGILRQATNQVEVLAGGRRRRIAGRVCMDQFVIDVGDDPLAEGDEVILFGDGSRGEPTAQEWADSLGTITHEIVTRIGSRVPRVYR
- a CDS encoding NAD(P)H-hydrate dehydratase; this encodes MLTAYTIDQIRAAEAALMATLPEGTLMERAATGLAVACARTLGHVYGSRVVLLVGGGDNGGDALYAGARLASRGARVDAILAGTRVHAAGLAALRRSGGRVTELGGAVSGEAPAAPPDAGPDAGRTVPARDAPGDGRTLARPGRGAVSAAGELIRAADLVVDGLAGIGGTGALREPYATLAGLAGETAGAVVAVDVPSGVDAGSGRIDGVAVRADVTVTFGAYKIGSLVDPGAGNAGRLELVDIGLGPYLPDPEATALTGADVARMLPRPDAGSDKYSRGVVGVAAGSHEYTGAAVLAVGGAIRAGAGLVRYAGVAEPVAQVRARWPEAVITPLRPGEGIGEVGRVQAWVLGPGLGTGPESLALARSVLASDVPVLVDADGLTLVAQDRSLLRRAAPVLITPHAGELSRLLDVPRAQIEARRLEHVRRAASELGVTVLLKGSTTLVAQQGLPVRANLTGSPWLATGGTGDVLAGLAGALLAGGLSGYDAASCAAYLHGIAGRHGPLAAWDVLEAVPGVIRTLTDGLRKDG
- a CDS encoding alpha/beta fold hydrolase, which encodes MSTTTRRRVGIAGAVVGVASAGVAAAAFAKRYAVGRIRLRPDLEANEPLGELRGRPTTVTTSDGVSLHVEVDGPEDAPLTVVFCHGYTLNLDSWHYQRRDLRDSYRMVLWDQRSHGRSPRTTAEDSTIDRLGDDLAEVIDALVPGPCVLVGHSMGGMTIMALADRRPELFGDRIRGVTLISTSSGKLAEVSLGLPALLAKAVHKVTPGTVSMLSRGGALVDRGREAGNDVAFLALRHLGFGDPKNVSPTVVDFAESMIRSTPFEVIADFYPALMSHDKLAALPILDGVPVSIIVGDKDWLTPVDHSKAMAAALPRAQFTEVPDSSHLVQLERPTVVNDALRDLIKRATADSTADGTAEGTADGTADGAAEGTADGTER
- the tsaE gene encoding tRNA (adenosine(37)-N6)-threonylcarbamoyltransferase complex ATPase subunit type 1 TsaE, encoding MRELGTELAGLLRPGDLVLLSGPLGAGKTTLVQGIAEGLKVRGPITSPTFVVARVHPSLSGGPALVHADAYRLGGGLEVDDLDLDASLEDSVTVVEWGEGLVEGLADDRLEISIGRSDTGEDRTVRLSGIGARWEGIV